Proteins found in one Quercus robur chromosome 2, dhQueRobu3.1, whole genome shotgun sequence genomic segment:
- the LOC126712960 gene encoding cellulose synthase A catalytic subunit 1 [UDP-forming]-like isoform X1 produces the protein MEANAGMVAGSHKRNELVRIRHDSDSGPKPLKNLNGQICQICGDSVGLTATGDVFVACNECAFPVCRPCYDYERKDGNQACPQCKTRYKRHKGSPRVDGDDDEDDVDDLDNEFNYTQGNSKARRQWQGEDAEHSSSSRHESQQPIPLLTNGQPMSGEIPCVTPDNQSVRTTSGPLGPSEKNVHSLPYIDPRQPVAVRIVDPSKDLNSYGLGNVDWKERVEGWKLKQDKNMMQMTSRYTEGKGDLERTGSNGEELQMADDARQPLSRVVPIASSHLTPYRVVIILRLIILGFFLQYRVTHPVNDAYPLWLTSIICEIWFALSWLLDQFPKWFPINRETYLDRLTLRYDREGEPSQLAPVDIFVSTVDPLKEPPLVTANTVLSILAVDYPVDKVSCYVSDDGSAMLTFESLSETAEFARKWVPFCKKHNIEPRAPEFYFCQKIDYLKDKIQPSFVKERRAMKREYEEFKIRINALVAKAQKTPEEGWTMQDGTPWPGNNPRDHPGMIQVFLGHSGGLDTDGNELPRLVYVSREKRPGFQHHKKAGAMNALIRVSAVLTNGAYLLNVDCDHYFNNSKALKEAMCFMMDPAYGKKTCYVQFPQRFDGIDLHDRYANRNIVFFDINLKGLDGIQGPVYVGTGCCFNRQALYGYDPVLTEEDLEPNIIVKSCCGSRKKGKNGNKKYIDKKRAVKRTESTIPIFNMEDIEEGVEGYDDERSLLMSQKSLEKRFGQSPVFIAATFMEQGGIPPSTNPATLLKEAIHVISCGYEDKTEWGKEIGWIYGSVTEDILTGFKMHARGWISIYCMPPRPAFKGSAPINLSDRLNQVLRWALGSIEILLSRHCPLWYGYNGRLKPLERLAYINTIVYPLTSIPLIAYCMLPAFCLLTNKFIIPEISNFASMWFILLFVSIAATGILELRWSGVSIDDWWRNEQFWVIGGTSAHLFAVFQGLLKVLAGIDTNFTVTSKASDEDGDFAELYVFKWTSLLIPPTTVLIINLVGIVAGVSYAINSGYQSWGPLFGKLFFAIWVIAHLYPFLKGLLGRQNRTPTIVIVWSILLASIFSLLWVRIDPFISSSARAAANGQCGINC, from the exons ATGGAAGCTAATGCGGGAATGGTGGCTGGATCACACAAGAGGAACGAGCTGGTCCGGATTCGCCACGATTCCGATAGTGGG CCCAAGCCCTTAAAGAATTTGAATGGACAAATATGTCAGATCTGTGGGGATTCAGTTGGCCTTACAGCTACTGGTGACGTCTTTGTTGCTTGCAATGAATGTGCCTTCCCTGTTTGCCGGCCTTGTTATGACTATGAGCGGAAAGATGGGAACCAGGCTTGTCCCCAGTGCAAGACTAGATATAAGAGGCACAAAG GGAGTCCTCGAGTGGAtggagatgatgatgaggatgatgttGATGATCTAGATAATGAATTCAATTACACCCAAGGAAATAGCAAGGCAAGACGCCAGTGGCAGGGTGAAGATGCTGAACACTCTTCTTCCTCAAGACATGAATCTCAACAACCAATTCCCCTCCTCACCAATGGGCAGCCG ATGTCTGGTGAAATTCCATGTGTTACACCTGACAACCAATCTGTGCGAACAACATCAGGTCCTTTGGGCCCCTCAGAAAAGAATGTTCATTCGCTTCCTTATATTGACCCAAGACAGCCAG TTGCGGTGAGAATAGTGGACCCATCAAAGGACTTGAATTCTTATGGCCTTGGAAATGTTGACTGGAAGGAAAGGGTTGAAGGTTGGAAACTCAAACAGGATAAAAACATGATGCAGATGACCAGTAGATACACTGAAGGGAAGGGAGACCTGGAAAGAACTGGTTCCAATGGAGAAGAACTGCAAAT GGCTGATGATGCTCGGCAACCTTTGAGTCGCGTGGTGCCCATCGCTTCCTCGCACCTGACACCTTATCGCGTCGTCATCATATTGCGGCTTATTATTTTGGGCTTCTTCTTACAATACCGTGTTACTCACCCAGTGAATGACGCGTACCCGTTGTGGCTAACATCAATTATCTGTGAGATCTGGTTTGCTCTATCCTGGCTTCTGGATCAGTTCCCAAAATGGTTTCCAATTAACCGTGAGACCTATCTTGACAGGCTTACATTGAG ATATGATAGGGAAGGGGAACCATCGCAGCTGGCTCCTGTAGACATTTTTGTTAGTACAGTGGATCCCCTAAAAGAGCCTCCTCTTGTAACAGCAAACACCGTTTTGTCCATACTTGCTGTGGATTACCCTGTTGACAAGGTCTCTTGCTATGTATCAGATGATGGTTCAGCAATGTTGACCTTTGAATCCCTTTCTGAAACTGCGGAGTTTGCAAGGAAGTGGGTTCCCTTTTGCAAGAAGCACAACATTGAGCCTAGGGCCCCTGAGTTTTACTTTTGCCAGAAAATTGATTACTTGAAAGACAAAATACAACCTTCATTTGTGAAAGAACGCCGGGCGATGAAG AGAGAATATGAAGAATTCAAGATACGAATCAATGCCCTAGTGGCCAAAGCACAAAAGACACCAGAAGAAGGTTGGACAATGCAAGATGGCACTCCATGGCCTGGAAACAATCCTAGGGATCATCCAGGAATGATTCAG GTGTTCTTAGGCCACAGTGGCGGGCTTGATACTGATGGGAATGAGCTACCACGACTTGTTTATGTTTCTCGTGAAAAGCGACCTGGCTTCCAGCATCACAAGAAGGCTGGAGCAATGAATGCATTG ATCCGAGTTTCTGCTGTCCTAACCAATGGTGCATATCTCCTGAACGTtgactgtgatcactactttaATAACAGCAAAGCTCTTAAAGAAGCCATGTGTTTCATGATGGATCCTGCTTATGGAAAGAAGACATGTTATGTACAGTTCCCACAACGTTTTGATGGCATTGACTTGCATGATCGATATGCTAACCGCAATATCGTCTTCTTCGAT ATCAACTTGAAAGGGCTGGATGGCATCCAGGGTCCTGTCTATGTGGGAACTGGTTGCTGTTTCAACAGGCAAGCTCTATACGGGTATGATCCAGTTTTAACCGAGGAAGATTTGGAACCAAACATTATTGTCAAGAGCTGTTGTGGTTctagaaagaagggaaagaatgGCAATAAGAAATACATTGACAAGAAGAGGGCAGTAAAAAGAACTGAATCCACTATTCCCATTTTCAATATGGAAGACATTGAGGAGGGTGTTGAAG GGTATGATGATGAGAGATCGCTTCTTATGTCTCAGAAGAGCTTAGAGAAGCGTTTTGGTCAGTCTCCAGTTTTTATTGCAGCCACCTTCATGGAACAAGGAGGCATTCCACCTTCAACCAACCCTGCGACCCTTTTAAAGGAAGCAATCCATGTTATCAGCTGTGGATATGAAGACAAGACTGAATGGGGAAAAGAG ATTGGATGGATCTATGGTTCTGTCACAGAAGATATTTTAACTGGGTTTAAGATGCATGCTCGTGGTTGGATCTCAATCTATTGCATGCCTCCCCGCCCGGCATTTAAGGGGTCTGCTCCAATCAATCTTTCTGATCGGTTGAACCAGGTTCTTCGATGGGCCTTGGGATCAATTGAGATTTTGCTGAGTAGGCATTGCCCCTTATGGTATGGCTACAATGGGAGACTGAAGCCTTTGGAGAGACTGGCATACATAAATACTATTGTGTATCCCCTTACCTCAATCCCACTTATTGCGTACTGTATGCTTCCTGCCTTTTGCCTTCTCACTAACAAATTCATCATTCCTGAA ATAAGTAATTTTGCTAGCATGTGGTTTATTCTCCTCTTTGTCTCCATTGCTGCTACTGGAATTCTTGAGCTTAGGTGGAGTGGGGTCAGTATAGATGACTGGTGGAGGAATGAACAATTCTGGGTCATTGGTGGTACATCAGCTCATCTCTTTGCAGTCTTCCAAGGGCTCTTGAAGGTGCTTGCTGGGATTGACACTAACTTCACTGTCACTTCAAAGGCATCTGATGAAGATGGGGACTTTGCGGAGCTTTATGTGTTCAAATGGACATCACTTCTCATCCCTCCAACCACAGTCCTTATTATCAACTTGGTAGGTATTGTTGCTGGTGTTTCATATGCCATAAACAGTGGTTACCAGTCCTGGGGTCCTCTTTTCGGCAAGCTGTTCTTTGCCATATGGGTCATTGCCCATCTGTATCCATTCTTGAAGGGTTTGTTGGGTAGGCAAAATCGTACCCCAACAATTGTCATTGTCTGGTCTATACTTCTTGCTTCCATATTCTCCTTATTATGGGTGCGGATCGACCCCTTCATCTCTAGCTCAGCAAGGGCTGCCGCGAATGGTCAATGTGGCATTAACTGTTAG
- the LOC126712960 gene encoding cellulose synthase A catalytic subunit 1 [UDP-forming]-like isoform X2, translating to MEANAGMVAGSHKRNELVRIRHDSDSGPKPLKNLNGQICQICGDSVGLTATGDVFVACNECAFPVCRPCYDYERKDGNQACPQCKTRYKRHKGSPRVDGDDDEDDVDDLDNEFNYTQGNSKARRQWQGEDAEHSSSSRHESQQPIPLLTNGQPMSGEIPCVTPDNQSVRTTSGPLGPSEKNVHSLPYIDPRQPVAVRIVDPSKDLNSYGLGNVDWKERVEGWKLKQDKNMMQMTSRYTEGKGDLERTGSNGEELQMADDARQPLSRVVPIASSHLTPYRVVIILRLIILGFFLQYRVTHPVNDAYPLWLTSIICEIWFALSWLLDQFPKWFPINRETYLDRLTLRYDREGEPSQLAPVDIFVSTVDPLKEPPLVTANTVLSILAVDYPVDKVSCYVSDDGSAMLTFESLSETAEFARKWVPFCKKHNIEPRAPEFYFCQKIDYLKDKIQPSFVKERRAMKREYEEFKIRINALVAKAQKTPEEGWTMQDGTPWPGNNPRDHPGMIQVFLGHSGGLDTDGNELPRLVYVSREKRPGFQHHKKAGAMNALIRVSAVLTNGAYLLNVDCDHYFNNSKALKEAMCFMMDPAYGKKTCYVQFPQRFDGIDLHDRYANRNIVFFDINLKGLDGIQGPVYVGTGCCFNRQALYGYDPVLTEEDLEPNIIVKSCCGSRKKGKNGNKKYIDKKRAVKRTESTIPIFNMEDIEEGVEGYDDERSLLMSQKSLEKRFGQSPVFIAATFMEQGGIPPSTNPATLLKEAIHVISCGYEDKTEWGKEIGWIYGSVTEDILTGFKMHARGWISIYCMPPRPAFKGSAPINLSDRLNQVLRWALGSIEILLSRHCPLWYGYNGRLKPLERLAYINTIVYPLTSIPLIAYCMLPAFCLLTNKFIIPEVSDGSA from the exons ATGGAAGCTAATGCGGGAATGGTGGCTGGATCACACAAGAGGAACGAGCTGGTCCGGATTCGCCACGATTCCGATAGTGGG CCCAAGCCCTTAAAGAATTTGAATGGACAAATATGTCAGATCTGTGGGGATTCAGTTGGCCTTACAGCTACTGGTGACGTCTTTGTTGCTTGCAATGAATGTGCCTTCCCTGTTTGCCGGCCTTGTTATGACTATGAGCGGAAAGATGGGAACCAGGCTTGTCCCCAGTGCAAGACTAGATATAAGAGGCACAAAG GGAGTCCTCGAGTGGAtggagatgatgatgaggatgatgttGATGATCTAGATAATGAATTCAATTACACCCAAGGAAATAGCAAGGCAAGACGCCAGTGGCAGGGTGAAGATGCTGAACACTCTTCTTCCTCAAGACATGAATCTCAACAACCAATTCCCCTCCTCACCAATGGGCAGCCG ATGTCTGGTGAAATTCCATGTGTTACACCTGACAACCAATCTGTGCGAACAACATCAGGTCCTTTGGGCCCCTCAGAAAAGAATGTTCATTCGCTTCCTTATATTGACCCAAGACAGCCAG TTGCGGTGAGAATAGTGGACCCATCAAAGGACTTGAATTCTTATGGCCTTGGAAATGTTGACTGGAAGGAAAGGGTTGAAGGTTGGAAACTCAAACAGGATAAAAACATGATGCAGATGACCAGTAGATACACTGAAGGGAAGGGAGACCTGGAAAGAACTGGTTCCAATGGAGAAGAACTGCAAAT GGCTGATGATGCTCGGCAACCTTTGAGTCGCGTGGTGCCCATCGCTTCCTCGCACCTGACACCTTATCGCGTCGTCATCATATTGCGGCTTATTATTTTGGGCTTCTTCTTACAATACCGTGTTACTCACCCAGTGAATGACGCGTACCCGTTGTGGCTAACATCAATTATCTGTGAGATCTGGTTTGCTCTATCCTGGCTTCTGGATCAGTTCCCAAAATGGTTTCCAATTAACCGTGAGACCTATCTTGACAGGCTTACATTGAG ATATGATAGGGAAGGGGAACCATCGCAGCTGGCTCCTGTAGACATTTTTGTTAGTACAGTGGATCCCCTAAAAGAGCCTCCTCTTGTAACAGCAAACACCGTTTTGTCCATACTTGCTGTGGATTACCCTGTTGACAAGGTCTCTTGCTATGTATCAGATGATGGTTCAGCAATGTTGACCTTTGAATCCCTTTCTGAAACTGCGGAGTTTGCAAGGAAGTGGGTTCCCTTTTGCAAGAAGCACAACATTGAGCCTAGGGCCCCTGAGTTTTACTTTTGCCAGAAAATTGATTACTTGAAAGACAAAATACAACCTTCATTTGTGAAAGAACGCCGGGCGATGAAG AGAGAATATGAAGAATTCAAGATACGAATCAATGCCCTAGTGGCCAAAGCACAAAAGACACCAGAAGAAGGTTGGACAATGCAAGATGGCACTCCATGGCCTGGAAACAATCCTAGGGATCATCCAGGAATGATTCAG GTGTTCTTAGGCCACAGTGGCGGGCTTGATACTGATGGGAATGAGCTACCACGACTTGTTTATGTTTCTCGTGAAAAGCGACCTGGCTTCCAGCATCACAAGAAGGCTGGAGCAATGAATGCATTG ATCCGAGTTTCTGCTGTCCTAACCAATGGTGCATATCTCCTGAACGTtgactgtgatcactactttaATAACAGCAAAGCTCTTAAAGAAGCCATGTGTTTCATGATGGATCCTGCTTATGGAAAGAAGACATGTTATGTACAGTTCCCACAACGTTTTGATGGCATTGACTTGCATGATCGATATGCTAACCGCAATATCGTCTTCTTCGAT ATCAACTTGAAAGGGCTGGATGGCATCCAGGGTCCTGTCTATGTGGGAACTGGTTGCTGTTTCAACAGGCAAGCTCTATACGGGTATGATCCAGTTTTAACCGAGGAAGATTTGGAACCAAACATTATTGTCAAGAGCTGTTGTGGTTctagaaagaagggaaagaatgGCAATAAGAAATACATTGACAAGAAGAGGGCAGTAAAAAGAACTGAATCCACTATTCCCATTTTCAATATGGAAGACATTGAGGAGGGTGTTGAAG GGTATGATGATGAGAGATCGCTTCTTATGTCTCAGAAGAGCTTAGAGAAGCGTTTTGGTCAGTCTCCAGTTTTTATTGCAGCCACCTTCATGGAACAAGGAGGCATTCCACCTTCAACCAACCCTGCGACCCTTTTAAAGGAAGCAATCCATGTTATCAGCTGTGGATATGAAGACAAGACTGAATGGGGAAAAGAG ATTGGATGGATCTATGGTTCTGTCACAGAAGATATTTTAACTGGGTTTAAGATGCATGCTCGTGGTTGGATCTCAATCTATTGCATGCCTCCCCGCCCGGCATTTAAGGGGTCTGCTCCAATCAATCTTTCTGATCGGTTGAACCAGGTTCTTCGATGGGCCTTGGGATCAATTGAGATTTTGCTGAGTAGGCATTGCCCCTTATGGTATGGCTACAATGGGAGACTGAAGCCTTTGGAGAGACTGGCATACATAAATACTATTGTGTATCCCCTTACCTCAATCCCACTTATTGCGTACTGTATGCTTCCTGCCTTTTGCCTTCTCACTAACAAATTCATCATTCCTGAAGTAAGTGATGGTTCAGCCTAA